The segment TCTATAAATGCTATATTTGATAGAATTATAGAAAAAATCCATTTTCCAAAAGAAAAAACAGGATTACTTCATTCAGATACATCTTCTGAATATTTGAAAAGAAATAATGATGAATTAAATATGGAACAAGTAGATAGAACAAAGCAACTATCACTTCCAATTACAGTATGTACATTAGATCAACTAGTAGACTTTATATTTAAATATGAAGGGTATGAATTAAAGATTGCCACTCTTTCATATTCTAAACTTGTAATTGATGAAATTCAGATGTATTCTCCCGAACTTGTAGGATTTTTGATTGTAGCTTTAAAGCATATAACTGAAATGGGCGGAAAGTTTAGTATAGTAACTGCTACATTACCACCAATTTTTTTATATCTTATAGATAAACAAAATATAGAATACAATAAGCCGGAACCATTTTATAAAGAAATAAATGGACAAGTACAATTAAGACATAGGATTAAGGTTATGCAAGAGGATATAAATATTGATCATGTAATAAGTAATTATAAAAATAAAAAAGTTCTTATTATTGTAAACACAGTAAAACAAGCTCAAAGTTTGTATAATCAATTAAACAATATCCTTGAAGATGAAACTGAAATTAATTTATTACATAGCAGATTTATTAAAAAAGATAGAACATTTAAAGAAGAAGAAATATTAGAACTTGGGGATCTTAAGACAAAGGATAGTGGAATATGGATAACAACTCAAGTAGTAGAGGCTAGTTTAGATATAGATTTTGATGTGTTATATACAGAACTCTCAGATATATCAGGATTGTTACAGAGAATGGGAAGAGTTTATAGAAATAGAGAGTTAATAAATGAAGACATAAATATTTTTGTGTATACAGGCAAAAATTCATATCCTTCAGGTATAAGTAAAAGTGATAAATCAATTATTGATAATGATATATTTAATTTATCAAAACAGGCATTGATAGAGTATATGGGAAATAGTGATTCTAAAACAATAGATGAAAAAGATAAAATGCAATTGGTAGAAGAAGTTTATTCTGTGGAAAATCTAAGAGATTCTCAATACTTTAAAAAAATTAAAAATATAATTAATAAAATGGAAGATGTTTTAGCGTATGAATATGATAAAAAGAATATTGACTTAAGAAATATAGAGAGTACAGACATTATACCTTTTAGTATTTATGAAAATTATAAACAAGAAGTTGATAAAAACTTAAATATAATTGAAATCTCACACAATTTTAATGCAAAAATATTAGCTAAAAATAAAATAAGAGAATTAGTAGTTTCAATACCTACTTATGAATTTGAAATAGCGAAAAAGAATGCTTGTTTAATAACAGAAATAGAATTATCTAAGTACTCATTAATTCCTGTAATTGATTATGAATACACTTTTGAAAAAGGACTTATAAGACCAGATTTTCAGGATAAAGTGGATAATCAATTTCTTTAGAAAAAGGTGATATTATGGAATTTAATTTTGATAAATTTAAAACCCAAGGTGTTAAAGTAAATTATTATTATGTTTGCAAAAGAAAACTTTGGTTATTTTCTAAGGGTATAGCATTGGAAGAAGAAAGTGATCGAGTAATGAGTGGAAAAATTATTCATGAGGATTCTTATAATAGCAAGAAGAATAAAGAAGTATTAATTGATAATATATTGAGACTAGATATACTTGATAAAGATTATGTGAGAGAAGTAAAAATTACTAGTAAAATGCCAATGCCTGATAAAATGCAACTTATCTATTATTTATTTTATTTAAAAAGTATGGGTATAGATAAGAAGGGATCCATTAACTATGTTAAAGAAAAGCGAACAGAGGAAATAGAATTAACATCTCATATGGAAGAAGAAGTAAAATCTACACTAATAGATATAAATAAAATAATCAATTCTCATAAACCTCCAAAATTAAAAAAACTTCCGTATTGTACAAAATGTGCATATTATCAATTTTGTTTTGCAGGAGAGAAGGAAGAATAATGGGAAAGGATTATTATGTTTTTAATAATGGACGATTAAAGAGAAAAGATAATACAATATATTTTATAACGGATTTAGGAGAAAAAAGACCACTTCCTATTGAACAAGTGGACAAGTTACATATATTTGGGGAAGTAGATTTAAATACTAAGTTACTTAACTATTTAGCAAAGTATGGACTAATGCTTAACTTTTATAATTATTACGGGTATTATTCAGGAACATATTATCCACGAAAGAAAAATGTATCAGGTTTTACTGTTGTAAATCAAGCGATGTACTATAATTTTTATGATAAAAGATTATATATAGCTAAAGCTTTTATTGATAGTGCTATACATCATATATTAAGAAATATAAGAAGATATAAACTAGATACAGAAGAATTTATTAAAAGAATTGAAAATGAAAGAAAAAATGTATTAGATGCTGAATCAATTCAAGAACTTATGGGTGCAGAGGGAAGAATCAGAAAAATTTATTATGAGTCATTTAATGTGATTTTAAAAGGTGATTTTGAATTTACTAAAAGAGAAAAAAGACCCCCTACAACGCCTATAAATGCCCTTATTTCTTTTGGAAATAGCTTAATGTATACAACGGTACTTGGAGAAATTTATAAAACTCAATTGGATCCAACAATAAGTTTTTTACATGAACCTTCAAGTAAAAGATTTTCCCTCAGTTTGGATTTAGCTGAAATATTTAAACCATTGATAATAGATCCTATAATTTTTTCACTAATAAATACTAAAAGAATAACTTTAAAGGATTTCGATATTGAAGATGGTATATGTTTTTTAAATGAGATGGGAAAGAA is part of the Clostridium botulinum genome and harbors:
- the cas1b gene encoding type I-B CRISPR-associated endonuclease Cas1b, translating into MGKDYYVFNNGRLKRKDNTIYFITDLGEKRPLPIEQVDKLHIFGEVDLNTKLLNYLAKYGLMLNFYNYYGYYSGTYYPRKKNVSGFTVVNQAMYYNFYDKRLYIAKAFIDSAIHHILRNIRRYKLDTEEFIKRIENERKNVLDAESIQELMGAEGRIRKIYYESFNVILKGDFEFTKREKRPPTTPINALISFGNSLMYTTVLGEIYKTQLDPTISFLHEPSSKRFSLSLDLAEIFKPLIIDPIIFSLINTKRITLKDFDIEDGICFLNEMGKKKFVSEYEKKLNTTIRHRKLKRKVSYRMFIRLECYKLIKHFIEDEKYKPLKAWW
- a CDS encoding CRISPR-associated helicase/endonuclease Cas3 is translated as MNNPFLAKTKDRESIIEHTEKLHKNFTKLKNTYPYILNLNWDLLELACLYHDLGKMNTKFQNKLIKKLNKAEFKKGSECKELIQELKDNFLEIEEIAHGYLSPAFLAEEVVEHYSFDERRILYQSIYFHHYREKLKNLEELQKIINEDLSKYIQDFYYEKIGKIEKLNDSFMEYIDRRIPDIEEDSEETIKKYIMTKGLLNKIDYSASADIDIEIENDNLFKKTDEFLKQGGFKPNKLQEYMINHQNDNNIIRASTGIGKTEAALFWIGNNKGFFTLPLKVSINAIFDRIIEKIHFPKEKTGLLHSDTSSEYLKRNNDELNMEQVDRTKQLSLPITVCTLDQLVDFIFKYEGYELKIATLSYSKLVIDEIQMYSPELVGFLIVALKHITEMGGKFSIVTATLPPIFLYLIDKQNIEYNKPEPFYKEINGQVQLRHRIKVMQEDINIDHVISNYKNKKVLIIVNTVKQAQSLYNQLNNILEDETEINLLHSRFIKKDRTFKEEEILELGDLKTKDSGIWITTQVVEASLDIDFDVLYTELSDISGLLQRMGRVYRNRELINEDINIFVYTGKNSYPSGISKSDKSIIDNDIFNLSKQALIEYMGNSDSKTIDEKDKMQLVEEVYSVENLRDSQYFKKIKNIINKMEDVLAYEYDKKNIDLRNIESTDIIPFSIYENYKQEVDKNLNIIEISHNFNAKILAKNKIRELVVSIPTYEFEIAKKNACLITEIELSKYSLIPVIDYEYTFEKGLIRPDFQDKVDNQFL
- the cas4 gene encoding CRISPR-associated protein Cas4 — its product is MEFNFDKFKTQGVKVNYYYVCKRKLWLFSKGIALEEESDRVMSGKIIHEDSYNSKKNKEVLIDNILRLDILDKDYVREVKITSKMPMPDKMQLIYYLFYLKSMGIDKKGSINYVKEKRTEEIELTSHMEEEVKSTLIDINKIINSHKPPKLKKLPYCTKCAYYQFCFAGEKEE